One genomic window of Stigmatopora nigra isolate UIUO_SnigA chromosome 13, RoL_Snig_1.1, whole genome shotgun sequence includes the following:
- the snx14 gene encoding sorting nexin-14 isoform X3, translated as MGRFRVCFQRIRRKMKLDLLRDMGRQYPLFCFLLLVLLLSTVLLNRYIHIMMVVWSFLAGVVTFYCSLGPESLLPNILVNIKPKIKSYQQELFPLGHSCAVCGKIRCKRHRPTLLLENYQPWLELKVSSKVDASLSEILELVLENFVYPWYRDVTDDEAFVDELRVTLRFFAAVLVRRIQKVDVASLITRKLLKASMKHIEIIAKARQRVKSAEFLQQAVLEEYGPDLHVALRSRRDELLYLRKLTEMLFPYILPPKATDCRSLTLLIKEVMAGSVFLPSMDFLADPDTVNHFLLIFIDNSPPEEATEPTSTLVPFLQKYSDPRSTKPSVLKLELKEIREQQDLLFRFMNFLKQEGAVHVLQFCLAVEEFNDRILCPELPDSEKIMLHEEVKKIYETYCLDESIDKIRFDPFIVEEIRNVAEGPYEEVVKLQTMRCLFEAYEHVLSLLENVFTPMFCHSDEYFRQLLRGAESPARNSKMSRNSISMDDIRSWDWSPESPSSQFTASGSSSPASFNSLHAQPSLTTFPYGSLSHRHSLSPKNTSKRGESFGISRIGSKIKGVFKSTTLEGAMLPAYGLVEGEDDLVEEAMMVLEDDSPIEVASTPSTPRNLSAWNITIPYIDSYDDDVKRERIPVFCIDVERNDRKAVGHETEHWSVYRRYLEFYVLESKLTEFHGSFPDAQLPSKRIIGPKNYEFLSSKREEFQEYLQKLLQHPELSNSQLLADFLSPHSMESQFLDKMLPDVNLGKIIKSVPSKLIKEKGQHLEPFIQSYFNSCESPKPKPSRPELTIRSPTSENDKKLFNDLFKNNANRSEMAEKRHNQNYFMEILTVEGVYDYLMYVGRVVFHIPDWLHHLLMGGRILFKNTLEAYTDCYLQQKLNQMVEEHRLISLITLLRDAVFCETSPPRSAQDKQRRAKRTFGEMMRYIPDLLGKCIGEEAKYEGVCLLFDGLQQPVVNKQVHKDSSINASWM; from the exons ATGGGAAGATTCCGGGTTTGTTTTCAACGTATACGGCGCAAAATGAAACTGGATCTGCTCAGAGACATGGGTCGACAATACCCCCTTTTCTGCTTCCTTCTACTAGTCCTGCTACTATCCACCGTGCTGTTAAACAG GTATATTCACATCATGATGGTGGTCTGGTCCTTTCTGGCTGGTGTGGTTACTTTCTACTGCTCTTTGGGACCAGAGTCTCTGTTGCCAAACATCTTGGTCAACATAAAGCCAAAGATCAAG TCCTACCAGCAGGAGTTGTTTCCGCTTGGACACAGCTGTGCTGTTTGTGGGAAGATCAGGTGCAAAAGACACAG ACCTACTTTACTATTGGAAAACTACCAACCATGGCTTGAGCTGAAAGTTTCCTCTAAGGTGGATGCTTCTCTTTCAGAG ATTCTGGAGCTAGTTCTTGAAAACTTTGTCTATCCCTGGTATAG AGATGTCACAGACGATGAGGCATTTGTTGATGAGCTGAGGGTGACTTTACGCTTCTTTGCTGCTGTGTTGGTCCGCCGTATCCAGAAG GTTGACGTGGCGTCCCTTATCACACGGAAGCTTCTGAAAGCCTCCATGAAGCACATTGAAATAATTGCCAAAGCTCGACAGCGAG TGAAAAGTGCTGAGTTTCTTCAACAAGCTGTCCTGGAGGAGTATGGTCCTGACCTTCATGTAGCGCTACGCAGTCGCAGAGATGAGCTTCTCTATCTCAGAAAATTGACTGAGATGCTCTTTCCCTATATCTTGCCACCTAAAGCTACTGATTGCAG ATCACTCACTTTGCTGATAAAAGAAGTCATGGCTGGTTCTGTCTTTCTCCCTTCTATGGACTTTTTGGCTGATCCT GATACGGTGAATCATTTCCTTTTGATCTTCATTGACAATTCCCCG CCTGAAGAAGCAACAGAGCCAACCTCAACGCTGGTtccttttcttcaaaaatactCTGATCCCCGTAGCACAAAGCCTTCA GTTCTAAAACTGGAGTTAAAAGAAATAAGAGAGCAGCAAGACCTCCTCTTCCGCTTCATGAATTTTTTGAAGCAAGAGGGAGCCGTCCATGTTCTTCAGTTCTGTCTTGCAGTGG AGGAGTTCAACGACAGAATACTTTGCCCAGAGCTACCTGACTCTGAGAAAATTATGCTTCATGAGGAGGTAAAGAAGATCTATGAGACCTACTGTCTAGACGAGAGCATCGACAAGATTCGCTTCGACCCCTTCATTGTGGAAGAAATACGAAACG TTGCTGAGGGCCCTTATGAGGAGGTTGTGAAACTTCAGACCATGAGATGCTTGTTTGAAGCATACGAGCATGTCCTCTCTCTCCTTGAGAATGTTTTCACACCCATGTTCTGCCACAGTGATGAA TACTTTCGCCAACTTCTGAGGGGAGCCGAGTCCCCTGCCAGGAATTCTAAAATGAGTAG AAATAGCATCAGTATGGATGACATCCG TTCCTGGGACTGGAGCCCCGAGTCCCCCTCCTCACAGTTCACCGCCTCTGGCAGTTCTTCACCTGCATCTTTTAACTCCCTCCATGCGCAGCCCTCGTTAACAACTTTTCCATATGGCTCTCTATCCCACCGCCACTCCTTATCACCCAA GAACACGTCAAAGAGAGGCGAGTCCTTTGGGATCAGCCGCATTGGCAGCAAAATCAAGGGGGTTTTCAAGAGCACAACCCTGGAGGGAGCCATGCTACCAGCCTATGGACTGGTAGAGGGGGAGGACGATTTG GTGGAAGAAGCCATGATGGTGCTGGAGGATGATTCCCCGATAGAAGTGGCCTCCACTCCCAGCACCCCACGGAATCTGTCTGCCTGGAACATAACCATTCCTTACATTGATTCCTATGATGATGACGTGAAGAGGGAAAGAATTCCAGTGTTTTGCATTGATGTGGAACGGAATGACCGCAAAGCAG TGGGTCACGAGACTGAGCACTGGTCTGTATACAGAAGATATCTGGAGTTTTACGTCCTTGAGTCAAAGCTAACCGAATTTCACg GTTCATTTCCTGATGCACAGTTGCCTTCTAAGAGAATCATTGGCCCCAAAAATTATGAGTTCCTGTCATCCAAAAGAGAGGAGTTTCAAGAGTATCTTCAG AAACTCCTACAGCACCCCGAGCTGAGCAATAGCCAACTTCTTGCAGACTTCCTGTCTCCTCACAGCATGGAGTCGCAGTTCTTGGACAAGATGTTGCCTGATGTTAACCTTG gaaaaatcattaaatcagtGCCCAGCAAACTGATAAAAGAG AAAGGACAACATCTAGAGCCATTCATCCAGTCCTACTTTAATTCTTGTGAGTCACCCAAACCCAAACCTAGCCGGCCCGAACTCACCATCCGCAGCCccacttcagaaaatgacaaaaag ctcttCAATGATCTCTTCAAAAACAATGCCAACCGGTCTGAAATGGCAGAAAAGAGGCACAACCAAAATTACTTCATGGAAATCCTTACTGTGGAGGGCGTGTATGACTATTTAATGTATGTTG GTCGAGTTGTCTTCCACATTCCTGACTGGTTGCACCATCTCTTGATGGGTGGAAGGATCCTGTTTAAGAACACGCTTGAGGCCTATACTGATTGCTACCTTCAACAAAAATTGAATCAGATGGTAGAAGAGCACCGTCTGATCTCCCTCATCACTCTGCTGAGAG ATGCTGTTTTCTGTGAGACCAGCCCCCCTCGCTCAGCTCAAGATAAGCAGAGAAGAGCAAAAAGGACATTCGGAGAGATGATGAGATACATTCCCG ACCTTCTGGGGAAATGTATTGGTGAGGAGGCAAAATATGAAGGCGTATGTCTACTCTTTGATGGGCTTCAGCAGCCAGTTGTCAACAAGCAG GTGCATAAAGACTCTTCAATCAATGCTTCTTGGATGTGA
- the snx14 gene encoding sorting nexin-14 isoform X1: MGRFRVCFQRIRRKMKLDLLRDMGRQYPLFCFLLLVLLLSTVLLNRYIHIMMVVWSFLAGVVTFYCSLGPESLLPNILVNIKPKIKSYQQELFPLGHSCAVCGKIRCKRHRPTLLLENYQPWLELKVSSKVDASLSEILELVLENFVYPWYRDVTDDEAFVDELRVTLRFFAAVLVRRIQKVDVASLITRKLLKASMKHIEIIAKARQRVKSAEFLQQAVLEEYGPDLHVALRSRRDELLYLRKLTEMLFPYILPPKATDCRSLTLLIKEVMAGSVFLPSMDFLADPDTVNHFLLIFIDNSPPEEATEPTSTLVPFLQKYSDPRSTKPSVLKLELKEIREQQDLLFRFMNFLKQEGAVHVLQFCLAVEEFNDRILCPELPDSEKIMLHEEVKKIYETYCLDESIDKIRFDPFIVEEIRNVAEGPYEEVVKLQTMRCLFEAYEHVLSLLENVFTPMFCHSDEYFRQLLRGAESPARNSKMSRNSISMDDIRSWDWSPESPSSQFTASGSSSPASFNSLHAQPSLTTFPYGSLSHRHSLSPKNTSKRGESFGISRIGSKIKGVFKSTTLEGAMLPAYGLVEGEDDLVEEAMMVLEDDSPIEVASTPSTPRNLSAWNITIPYIDSYDDDVKRERIPVFCIDVERNDRKAVGHETEHWSVYRRYLEFYVLESKLTEFHGSFPDAQLPSKRIIGPKNYEFLSSKREEFQEYLQKLLQHPELSNSQLLADFLSPHSMESQFLDKMLPDVNLGKIIKSVPSKLIKEKGQHLEPFIQSYFNSCESPKPKPSRPELTIRSPTSENDKKLFNDLFKNNANRSEMAEKRHNQNYFMEILTVEGVYDYLMYVGRVVFHIPDWLHHLLMGGRILFKNTLEAYTDCYLQQKLNQMVEEHRLISLITLLRDAVFCETSPPRSAQDKQRRAKRTFGEMMRYIPDLLGKCIGEEAKYEGVCLLFDGLQQPVVNKQLTYVLLDIAIQELFPELNKVHKDSSINASWM; encoded by the exons ATGGGAAGATTCCGGGTTTGTTTTCAACGTATACGGCGCAAAATGAAACTGGATCTGCTCAGAGACATGGGTCGACAATACCCCCTTTTCTGCTTCCTTCTACTAGTCCTGCTACTATCCACCGTGCTGTTAAACAG GTATATTCACATCATGATGGTGGTCTGGTCCTTTCTGGCTGGTGTGGTTACTTTCTACTGCTCTTTGGGACCAGAGTCTCTGTTGCCAAACATCTTGGTCAACATAAAGCCAAAGATCAAG TCCTACCAGCAGGAGTTGTTTCCGCTTGGACACAGCTGTGCTGTTTGTGGGAAGATCAGGTGCAAAAGACACAG ACCTACTTTACTATTGGAAAACTACCAACCATGGCTTGAGCTGAAAGTTTCCTCTAAGGTGGATGCTTCTCTTTCAGAG ATTCTGGAGCTAGTTCTTGAAAACTTTGTCTATCCCTGGTATAG AGATGTCACAGACGATGAGGCATTTGTTGATGAGCTGAGGGTGACTTTACGCTTCTTTGCTGCTGTGTTGGTCCGCCGTATCCAGAAG GTTGACGTGGCGTCCCTTATCACACGGAAGCTTCTGAAAGCCTCCATGAAGCACATTGAAATAATTGCCAAAGCTCGACAGCGAG TGAAAAGTGCTGAGTTTCTTCAACAAGCTGTCCTGGAGGAGTATGGTCCTGACCTTCATGTAGCGCTACGCAGTCGCAGAGATGAGCTTCTCTATCTCAGAAAATTGACTGAGATGCTCTTTCCCTATATCTTGCCACCTAAAGCTACTGATTGCAG ATCACTCACTTTGCTGATAAAAGAAGTCATGGCTGGTTCTGTCTTTCTCCCTTCTATGGACTTTTTGGCTGATCCT GATACGGTGAATCATTTCCTTTTGATCTTCATTGACAATTCCCCG CCTGAAGAAGCAACAGAGCCAACCTCAACGCTGGTtccttttcttcaaaaatactCTGATCCCCGTAGCACAAAGCCTTCA GTTCTAAAACTGGAGTTAAAAGAAATAAGAGAGCAGCAAGACCTCCTCTTCCGCTTCATGAATTTTTTGAAGCAAGAGGGAGCCGTCCATGTTCTTCAGTTCTGTCTTGCAGTGG AGGAGTTCAACGACAGAATACTTTGCCCAGAGCTACCTGACTCTGAGAAAATTATGCTTCATGAGGAGGTAAAGAAGATCTATGAGACCTACTGTCTAGACGAGAGCATCGACAAGATTCGCTTCGACCCCTTCATTGTGGAAGAAATACGAAACG TTGCTGAGGGCCCTTATGAGGAGGTTGTGAAACTTCAGACCATGAGATGCTTGTTTGAAGCATACGAGCATGTCCTCTCTCTCCTTGAGAATGTTTTCACACCCATGTTCTGCCACAGTGATGAA TACTTTCGCCAACTTCTGAGGGGAGCCGAGTCCCCTGCCAGGAATTCTAAAATGAGTAG AAATAGCATCAGTATGGATGACATCCG TTCCTGGGACTGGAGCCCCGAGTCCCCCTCCTCACAGTTCACCGCCTCTGGCAGTTCTTCACCTGCATCTTTTAACTCCCTCCATGCGCAGCCCTCGTTAACAACTTTTCCATATGGCTCTCTATCCCACCGCCACTCCTTATCACCCAA GAACACGTCAAAGAGAGGCGAGTCCTTTGGGATCAGCCGCATTGGCAGCAAAATCAAGGGGGTTTTCAAGAGCACAACCCTGGAGGGAGCCATGCTACCAGCCTATGGACTGGTAGAGGGGGAGGACGATTTG GTGGAAGAAGCCATGATGGTGCTGGAGGATGATTCCCCGATAGAAGTGGCCTCCACTCCCAGCACCCCACGGAATCTGTCTGCCTGGAACATAACCATTCCTTACATTGATTCCTATGATGATGACGTGAAGAGGGAAAGAATTCCAGTGTTTTGCATTGATGTGGAACGGAATGACCGCAAAGCAG TGGGTCACGAGACTGAGCACTGGTCTGTATACAGAAGATATCTGGAGTTTTACGTCCTTGAGTCAAAGCTAACCGAATTTCACg GTTCATTTCCTGATGCACAGTTGCCTTCTAAGAGAATCATTGGCCCCAAAAATTATGAGTTCCTGTCATCCAAAAGAGAGGAGTTTCAAGAGTATCTTCAG AAACTCCTACAGCACCCCGAGCTGAGCAATAGCCAACTTCTTGCAGACTTCCTGTCTCCTCACAGCATGGAGTCGCAGTTCTTGGACAAGATGTTGCCTGATGTTAACCTTG gaaaaatcattaaatcagtGCCCAGCAAACTGATAAAAGAG AAAGGACAACATCTAGAGCCATTCATCCAGTCCTACTTTAATTCTTGTGAGTCACCCAAACCCAAACCTAGCCGGCCCGAACTCACCATCCGCAGCCccacttcagaaaatgacaaaaag ctcttCAATGATCTCTTCAAAAACAATGCCAACCGGTCTGAAATGGCAGAAAAGAGGCACAACCAAAATTACTTCATGGAAATCCTTACTGTGGAGGGCGTGTATGACTATTTAATGTATGTTG GTCGAGTTGTCTTCCACATTCCTGACTGGTTGCACCATCTCTTGATGGGTGGAAGGATCCTGTTTAAGAACACGCTTGAGGCCTATACTGATTGCTACCTTCAACAAAAATTGAATCAGATGGTAGAAGAGCACCGTCTGATCTCCCTCATCACTCTGCTGAGAG ATGCTGTTTTCTGTGAGACCAGCCCCCCTCGCTCAGCTCAAGATAAGCAGAGAAGAGCAAAAAGGACATTCGGAGAGATGATGAGATACATTCCCG ACCTTCTGGGGAAATGTATTGGTGAGGAGGCAAAATATGAAGGCGTATGTCTACTCTTTGATGGGCTTCAGCAGCCAGTTGTCAACAAGCAG CTGACCTATGTTCTTCTGGATATTGCTATTCAAGAACTTTTCCCAGAACTAAACAAG GTGCATAAAGACTCTTCAATCAATGCTTCTTGGATGTGA
- the snx14 gene encoding sorting nexin-14 isoform X4, translating into MGRFRVCFQRIRRKMKLDLLRDMGRQYPLFCFLLLVLLLSTVLLNRYIHIMMVVWSFLAGVVTFYCSLGPESLLPNILVNIKPKIKSYQQELFPLGHSCAVCGKIRCKRHRPTLLLENYQPWLELKVSSKVDASLSEILELVLENFVYPWYRDVTDDEAFVDELRVTLRFFAAVLVRRIQKVDVASLITRKLLKASMKHIEIIAKARQRVKSAEFLQQAVLEEYGPDLHVALRSRRDELLYLRKLTEMLFPYILPPKATDCRSLTLLIKEVMAGSVFLPSMDFLADPDTVNHFLLIFIDNSPPEEATEPTSTLVPFLQKYSDPRSTKPSVLKLELKEIREQQDLLFRFMNFLKQEGAVHVLQFCLAVEEFNDRILCPELPDSEKIMLHEEVKKIYETYCLDESIDKIRFDPFIVEEIRNVAEGPYEEVVKLQTMRCLFEAYEHVLSLLENVFTPMFCHSDEYFRQLLRGAESPARNSKMSRNSISMDDIRNTSKRGESFGISRIGSKIKGVFKSTTLEGAMLPAYGLVEGEDDLVEEAMMVLEDDSPIEVASTPSTPRNLSAWNITIPYIDSYDDDVKRERIPVFCIDVERNDRKAVGHETEHWSVYRRYLEFYVLESKLTEFHGSFPDAQLPSKRIIGPKNYEFLSSKREEFQEYLQKLLQHPELSNSQLLADFLSPHSMESQFLDKMLPDVNLGKIIKSVPSKLIKEKGQHLEPFIQSYFNSCESPKPKPSRPELTIRSPTSENDKKLFNDLFKNNANRSEMAEKRHNQNYFMEILTVEGVYDYLMYVGRVVFHIPDWLHHLLMGGRILFKNTLEAYTDCYLQQKLNQMVEEHRLISLITLLRDAVFCETSPPRSAQDKQRRAKRTFGEMMRYIPDLLGKCIGEEAKYEGVCLLFDGLQQPVVNKQLTYVLLDIAIQELFPELNKVHKDSSINASWM; encoded by the exons ATGGGAAGATTCCGGGTTTGTTTTCAACGTATACGGCGCAAAATGAAACTGGATCTGCTCAGAGACATGGGTCGACAATACCCCCTTTTCTGCTTCCTTCTACTAGTCCTGCTACTATCCACCGTGCTGTTAAACAG GTATATTCACATCATGATGGTGGTCTGGTCCTTTCTGGCTGGTGTGGTTACTTTCTACTGCTCTTTGGGACCAGAGTCTCTGTTGCCAAACATCTTGGTCAACATAAAGCCAAAGATCAAG TCCTACCAGCAGGAGTTGTTTCCGCTTGGACACAGCTGTGCTGTTTGTGGGAAGATCAGGTGCAAAAGACACAG ACCTACTTTACTATTGGAAAACTACCAACCATGGCTTGAGCTGAAAGTTTCCTCTAAGGTGGATGCTTCTCTTTCAGAG ATTCTGGAGCTAGTTCTTGAAAACTTTGTCTATCCCTGGTATAG AGATGTCACAGACGATGAGGCATTTGTTGATGAGCTGAGGGTGACTTTACGCTTCTTTGCTGCTGTGTTGGTCCGCCGTATCCAGAAG GTTGACGTGGCGTCCCTTATCACACGGAAGCTTCTGAAAGCCTCCATGAAGCACATTGAAATAATTGCCAAAGCTCGACAGCGAG TGAAAAGTGCTGAGTTTCTTCAACAAGCTGTCCTGGAGGAGTATGGTCCTGACCTTCATGTAGCGCTACGCAGTCGCAGAGATGAGCTTCTCTATCTCAGAAAATTGACTGAGATGCTCTTTCCCTATATCTTGCCACCTAAAGCTACTGATTGCAG ATCACTCACTTTGCTGATAAAAGAAGTCATGGCTGGTTCTGTCTTTCTCCCTTCTATGGACTTTTTGGCTGATCCT GATACGGTGAATCATTTCCTTTTGATCTTCATTGACAATTCCCCG CCTGAAGAAGCAACAGAGCCAACCTCAACGCTGGTtccttttcttcaaaaatactCTGATCCCCGTAGCACAAAGCCTTCA GTTCTAAAACTGGAGTTAAAAGAAATAAGAGAGCAGCAAGACCTCCTCTTCCGCTTCATGAATTTTTTGAAGCAAGAGGGAGCCGTCCATGTTCTTCAGTTCTGTCTTGCAGTGG AGGAGTTCAACGACAGAATACTTTGCCCAGAGCTACCTGACTCTGAGAAAATTATGCTTCATGAGGAGGTAAAGAAGATCTATGAGACCTACTGTCTAGACGAGAGCATCGACAAGATTCGCTTCGACCCCTTCATTGTGGAAGAAATACGAAACG TTGCTGAGGGCCCTTATGAGGAGGTTGTGAAACTTCAGACCATGAGATGCTTGTTTGAAGCATACGAGCATGTCCTCTCTCTCCTTGAGAATGTTTTCACACCCATGTTCTGCCACAGTGATGAA TACTTTCGCCAACTTCTGAGGGGAGCCGAGTCCCCTGCCAGGAATTCTAAAATGAGTAG AAATAGCATCAGTATGGATGACATCCG GAACACGTCAAAGAGAGGCGAGTCCTTTGGGATCAGCCGCATTGGCAGCAAAATCAAGGGGGTTTTCAAGAGCACAACCCTGGAGGGAGCCATGCTACCAGCCTATGGACTGGTAGAGGGGGAGGACGATTTG GTGGAAGAAGCCATGATGGTGCTGGAGGATGATTCCCCGATAGAAGTGGCCTCCACTCCCAGCACCCCACGGAATCTGTCTGCCTGGAACATAACCATTCCTTACATTGATTCCTATGATGATGACGTGAAGAGGGAAAGAATTCCAGTGTTTTGCATTGATGTGGAACGGAATGACCGCAAAGCAG TGGGTCACGAGACTGAGCACTGGTCTGTATACAGAAGATATCTGGAGTTTTACGTCCTTGAGTCAAAGCTAACCGAATTTCACg GTTCATTTCCTGATGCACAGTTGCCTTCTAAGAGAATCATTGGCCCCAAAAATTATGAGTTCCTGTCATCCAAAAGAGAGGAGTTTCAAGAGTATCTTCAG AAACTCCTACAGCACCCCGAGCTGAGCAATAGCCAACTTCTTGCAGACTTCCTGTCTCCTCACAGCATGGAGTCGCAGTTCTTGGACAAGATGTTGCCTGATGTTAACCTTG gaaaaatcattaaatcagtGCCCAGCAAACTGATAAAAGAG AAAGGACAACATCTAGAGCCATTCATCCAGTCCTACTTTAATTCTTGTGAGTCACCCAAACCCAAACCTAGCCGGCCCGAACTCACCATCCGCAGCCccacttcagaaaatgacaaaaag ctcttCAATGATCTCTTCAAAAACAATGCCAACCGGTCTGAAATGGCAGAAAAGAGGCACAACCAAAATTACTTCATGGAAATCCTTACTGTGGAGGGCGTGTATGACTATTTAATGTATGTTG GTCGAGTTGTCTTCCACATTCCTGACTGGTTGCACCATCTCTTGATGGGTGGAAGGATCCTGTTTAAGAACACGCTTGAGGCCTATACTGATTGCTACCTTCAACAAAAATTGAATCAGATGGTAGAAGAGCACCGTCTGATCTCCCTCATCACTCTGCTGAGAG ATGCTGTTTTCTGTGAGACCAGCCCCCCTCGCTCAGCTCAAGATAAGCAGAGAAGAGCAAAAAGGACATTCGGAGAGATGATGAGATACATTCCCG ACCTTCTGGGGAAATGTATTGGTGAGGAGGCAAAATATGAAGGCGTATGTCTACTCTTTGATGGGCTTCAGCAGCCAGTTGTCAACAAGCAG CTGACCTATGTTCTTCTGGATATTGCTATTCAAGAACTTTTCCCAGAACTAAACAAG GTGCATAAAGACTCTTCAATCAATGCTTCTTGGATGTGA